AGATGGGCTTTTTCATACTCCAACTCAGAAGCACATAGAAGCCCTCCGGCAGGAGATTAACGCCGCCCGGCCTCAGTGTCCTGTGGGGCTCAACACCCTGGCCTTCCCCAGCATCAACAGGAAAGAGGTGGTGGAGGAGAAGCAGCCCTGGGCATATCTCAGTTGTGGCCACGTGCACGGGTACCACAACTGGGGCCATCGGAGTGACACGGAGGCCAACGAGAGGGAGTGTCCCATGTGCAGGACTGTGGGCCCCTATGTGCCTCTCTGGCTTGGCTGTGAGGCAGGATTTTATGTAGACGCAGGACCGCCAACTCATGCTTTCACTCCCTGTGGACACGTGTGCTCGGAGAAGTCTGCAAAATACTGGTCTCAGATCCCGTTGCCTCATGGAACTCATGCATTTCACGCTGCTTGCCCTTTCTGTGCTACACAGCTGGTTGGGGAGCAAAACTGCATCAAATTAATTTTCCAAGGTCCAATTGACTGACGCCCTTGACAGCCATCTACGACTTTATTAACAGGTTACTGTGAAGATTTTGCCACTAACTCTAGATTTTACCTTTTTGTAATGCTGTTTATCAGAGGAGGGTGACAGGGGCTGGAAATAAAGAGAGGGGACATGGTGATGAA
This genomic stretch from Homo sapiens chromosome 14, GRCh38.p14 Primary Assembly harbors:
- the PELI2 gene encoding E3 ubiquitin-protein ligase pellino homolog 2 isoform X2, which gives rise to MFQVGRSTESPIDFVVTDTISGSQNTDEAQITQSTISRFACRIVCDRNEPYTARIFAAGFDSSKNIFLGEKAAKWKNPDGHMDGLTTNGVLVMHPRGGFTEESQPGVWREISVCGDVYTLRETRSAQQRGKLVESETNVLQDGSLIDLCGATLLWRTADGLFHTPTQKHIEALRQEINAARPQCPVGLNTLAFPSINRKEVVEEKQPWAYLSCGHVHGYHNWGHRSDTEANERECPMCRTVGPYVPLWLGCEAGFYVDAGPPTHAFTPCGHVCSEKSAKYWSQIPLPHGTHAFHAACPFCATQLVGEQNCIKLIFQGPID